A single region of the Marinobacter nanhaiticus D15-8W genome encodes:
- the betB gene encoding betaine-aldehyde dehydrogenase, whose amino-acid sequence MTLPVYQSFIDGRYLSNQDGETFDVVNPATGAVIYQVEQADDSVMAAAVQSAERGFREWAALTGLERSRILNKAALLLRERNDELAEIEVLDTGKPWQEASVVDVVTGADAVEYFAGQASSIEGISQPVGPDFFYTRREPLGVCAGIGAWNYPLQIACWKSAPALACGNSMIYKPSEETPLGALKLAEIFIEAGVPAGVFNVVQGDYRVGQMLTGHPRIAKVSFTGEAQTGRTVMGDASKTLKSVTMELGGKSPMVIFDDADIDQAVSGAMMGNFYTQGEVCTNGTRVFVQRGVYDQFLEKLVNRTENNIVAGDPMNPDTNLGALISADHRDKVMQYVETGEQEGARLVTGGVGLRPAGVENGYFVAPTVFADCRDDMTIVREEIFGPVMAVLPFDDEDEVIKRANDTEYGLAAGVFTRDLLKAHRVIHRLEAGICWINSWGASPAEMPVGGYKLSGLGRENGREAIEHYTQTKSVYVGMVPIEAPF is encoded by the coding sequence ATGACTCTTCCCGTATATCAATCCTTTATCGACGGTCGCTACCTGTCAAACCAGGACGGTGAAACTTTTGATGTCGTCAATCCGGCCACCGGCGCTGTGATCTACCAGGTGGAGCAGGCGGACGACTCGGTCATGGCCGCAGCGGTGCAAAGCGCCGAACGCGGTTTCCGTGAATGGGCCGCGCTGACCGGACTGGAGCGCAGCCGCATCCTCAATAAAGCGGCGCTGCTGCTGCGCGAACGCAATGACGAGCTGGCGGAAATCGAAGTGCTGGACACCGGTAAGCCCTGGCAGGAAGCCAGCGTCGTCGATGTCGTGACTGGCGCCGACGCGGTGGAGTATTTCGCCGGCCAGGCCTCCAGCATCGAGGGCATCAGCCAGCCCGTAGGGCCGGACTTCTTCTACACCCGCCGCGAGCCGCTGGGTGTCTGTGCCGGTATCGGCGCCTGGAACTACCCGCTGCAGATCGCCTGCTGGAAATCCGCGCCCGCCCTGGCCTGTGGCAACAGCATGATCTACAAGCCGTCGGAGGAAACGCCGTTGGGCGCGCTCAAGCTGGCGGAAATCTTTATCGAGGCCGGCGTTCCGGCGGGCGTCTTCAACGTCGTGCAGGGCGACTACCGTGTGGGCCAGATGCTGACGGGGCATCCGCGCATTGCCAAGGTGTCCTTCACCGGCGAGGCCCAGACGGGTCGTACGGTCATGGGTGACGCGTCGAAGACCCTCAAGTCCGTCACCATGGAGCTGGGCGGCAAGTCGCCGATGGTGATCTTCGATGACGCGGACATCGACCAGGCGGTATCCGGCGCCATGATGGGCAACTTCTACACCCAGGGCGAAGTCTGCACCAACGGCACCCGGGTGTTCGTCCAGCGCGGTGTGTACGACCAGTTCCTCGAGAAATTGGTCAACCGTACCGAGAACAACATTGTTGCCGGCGATCCCATGAATCCCGACACCAACCTTGGCGCACTGATCAGCGCCGACCACCGCGACAAAGTGATGCAGTACGTCGAAACCGGCGAACAGGAAGGTGCGCGCCTGGTGACGGGTGGCGTGGGTCTGCGTCCGGCGGGCGTCGAGAACGGCTACTTCGTCGCGCCCACGGTGTTCGCCGACTGTCGTGATGACATGACAATCGTGCGCGAGGAAATCTTCGGCCCGGTGATGGCGGTACTGCCGTTCGACGATGAGGACGAAGTGATCAAACGTGCCAACGATACCGAATACGGCCTCGCTGCCGGCGTCTTTACCCGTGACCTGTTGAAGGCCCACCGGGTCATCCATCGGCTCGAGGCTGGGATTTGCTGGATCAACAGCTGGGGCGCGTCGCCGGCGGAGATGCCGGTGGGTGGCTACAAGCTGTCCGGCTTGGGCCGGGAAAACGGCCGGGAGGCGATCGAGCATTACACCCAGACCAAGTCGGTCTATGTCGGGATGGTGCCCATCGAAGCGCCGTTCTGA
- the betI gene encoding transcriptional regulator BetI has product MARVDVESIRRQQLIDATLKVIEDNGFQGATIGKIAQASGMSVGIVSHYFGGKQGLLEAAMRHLLATLGGDVLRSMEARRDTPRDRLMAIVDANFSSVQTDPQSAKTWLAFWTQAMHSPELMRLQRVNERRLLSNLQYYLKALIPADRVKGIAQTIAALIDGFWLRAAMSEGRIEPDEAIALCKTYIDQAIQANNGVQR; this is encoded by the coding sequence ATGGCAAGGGTGGATGTGGAATCGATCCGGCGTCAGCAATTGATTGACGCCACGCTGAAGGTCATCGAAGACAATGGTTTCCAGGGGGCGACCATTGGCAAGATTGCCCAGGCCTCCGGTATGTCCGTGGGGATCGTGAGTCATTATTTCGGCGGTAAGCAGGGTTTGCTGGAAGCGGCGATGCGCCACCTGTTGGCGACCCTGGGCGGCGACGTGCTCCGCAGTATGGAAGCGCGCCGAGATACCCCGCGTGATCGGTTGATGGCCATTGTCGATGCCAACTTCTCCAGCGTGCAGACCGACCCCCAATCAGCCAAGACCTGGCTGGCGTTCTGGACCCAGGCCATGCATAGCCCTGAGCTGATGCGCCTGCAGCGAGTCAATGAGCGGCGCCTGCTGTCCAACCTGCAGTACTACCTCAAGGCCCTGATACCCGCGGACCGGGTAAAGGGGATTGCTCAAACCATTGCCGCACTGATCGACGGTTTCTGGTTGCGCGCCGCCATGAGCGAAGGGCGCATCGAACCGGATGAGGCCATCGCGTTGTGTAAGACCTATATCGATCAGGCGATCCAGGCCAATAATGGAGTTCAACGATGA
- a CDS encoding lysine exporter LysO family protein — protein MLASALLILVPLFVGFAIHLQNRRMLTWINHGVEGMVYLILGLLGISLGQLDGLAEQLSRMTGQVLLLVGALLVANLFGLWLWHRWQPMRLDADDQPEGSLGYRRLFLGAVRPLGAVIAGTLLGYALLPELIWIEDLASAALMLLLFLIGLQLRNAGLSLRRLLMNRQGLGIALTLAGTSLLAGLVIAPFYDLPLMDVLALASGFGWYSLSGIVVGDALGPAWGGVAFLNDVLREIIALVIIPLVIGQRPAVAIGYGGATAMDFTLPIIRRSGGLACVPVAIASGFVLSFISPVLMGLFLAG, from the coding sequence ATGCTTGCCAGCGCCCTCTTGATCCTTGTGCCGCTTTTCGTCGGCTTTGCCATCCACCTGCAAAACCGTCGAATGCTCACCTGGATCAACCACGGTGTGGAGGGAATGGTCTATCTCATCCTGGGTTTGCTGGGCATCAGCCTGGGGCAACTGGATGGCCTCGCTGAGCAGCTCAGCCGAATGACGGGGCAGGTGCTGCTCCTGGTGGGCGCGCTCCTGGTGGCCAATCTGTTTGGACTCTGGTTGTGGCATCGCTGGCAACCCATGAGGCTGGACGCCGACGATCAGCCGGAAGGCAGTCTCGGCTATCGCCGTCTGTTCCTGGGAGCCGTGCGACCCCTCGGCGCGGTGATTGCCGGCACGCTGCTGGGTTACGCGCTGCTGCCGGAGCTAATCTGGATTGAGGATCTGGCTAGCGCTGCGTTGATGCTGCTGCTGTTCCTGATCGGTCTGCAGCTGCGCAATGCCGGTCTTTCCCTACGCCGGCTCCTCATGAACCGACAGGGACTCGGCATTGCGCTGACCCTGGCCGGCACGTCGTTGTTGGCTGGCCTGGTGATTGCCCCGTTTTACGATCTGCCGCTGATGGACGTACTGGCGCTGGCCTCTGGCTTTGGTTGGTATTCCCTATCCGGCATCGTCGTGGGCGATGCGCTGGGCCCGGCCTGGGGCGGTGTGGCTTTCCTCAACGACGTGTTGCGCGAGATCATCGCCCTGGTAATCATCCCGCTGGTGATTGGCCAACGTCCGGCGGTGGCCATCGGCTACGGCGGCGCAACGGCCATGGATTTCACTCTACCGATCATCCGGCGCAGCGGCGGCCTGGCCTGTGTACCGGTGGCTATCGCGTCCGGCTTTGTCCTTTCGTTTATCTCGCCTGTTCTGATGGGGCTCTTCCTCGCGGGTTGA
- a CDS encoding DUF2288 domain-containing protein encodes MSAAVPPDDTRAKLNLETALVPWCDLQTFFARGQVVFVSDKLDLLEVGEALAADDKARFEQWMADGQVGEVPPERAQAWYDAEADLWAVVIAPWVLVQDRNTRN; translated from the coding sequence ATGTCCGCAGCCGTACCTCCGGATGACACGCGCGCCAAGTTGAACCTGGAAACCGCCTTGGTTCCCTGGTGCGACCTGCAGACCTTTTTCGCCCGTGGACAGGTGGTCTTCGTGAGCGACAAACTGGACCTGCTGGAGGTCGGCGAGGCCCTGGCTGCGGACGATAAGGCTCGCTTCGAGCAATGGATGGCCGATGGTCAGGTAGGCGAGGTTCCGCCCGAGCGGGCGCAGGCCTGGTATGACGCCGAAGCCGATCTCTGGGCCGTCGTCATTGCGCCCTGGGTGTTGGTGCAGGATCGAAATACCCGTAACTAG
- a CDS encoding GGDEF domain-containing response regulator encodes MNAPDVHLQIQALRDSFAERVRLELMELDDLLATPMVGVAGLQRARSVLQTLHNIAGDSRTLGLYRLRQEARVLEQALQPVVDAGKIGDETFRAQLGSTFAEHVRALGGLLETDLLSRVPNSVLEAYHTPKTVYRRPQSVEPERLDQPEQPEQEPETPPRERAEPETLETDFSEAGTVDSEMLESEAPEAPEASEPTRPEPGNPEPAETEPEILKYDVSDYDLAADQLEADLSANDLADHDQVSHDFANPDLPDVDLADYELLAPGIWDTEMQELQEPQVSPSDEESRAPVSEEKRSQPTIPLVEPSWVVLLEPDVETAEHLMAGLQRNGYEVLWVTDMSGLEAFANQAGTETPVSVVADIVFSQALADAPFMRTNAFLPVIYLSDVDTFQLRYKLAKSRAGGFFVRPIEVPQLVERIERQMAEVDEVQHGRVLVIADEPEGAEHCRAVLGASGFHVSAINDPEECFAALAQFRPDLVVMDTDAGPYAGEILTRTLRQQREWQDLPIIQLVSSQTRDNRLTAPLDGLDELVAKPVSDRQLVNSVRAQCARTRRMNRLLSRDSLTGVMNHQSIKQALNDELARVRRKSHNAVAALVDLDDLQEVNATYGHPQGDRVIRTLANTLSRRLRRTDRVGRYNGQEFVVVLPDCDELDAWSVLDDVRRHFSNLVFRCDGGSFRVTLSVGLVQLGDFPSADAVLLSADRALHSRKAAGKDGVAVFN; translated from the coding sequence GTGAACGCTCCCGATGTCCATCTTCAGATCCAGGCATTGAGAGACAGCTTTGCCGAACGTGTACGGCTCGAGCTGATGGAACTGGATGACCTGTTGGCAACGCCGATGGTAGGTGTGGCAGGTTTGCAGCGTGCCCGGTCGGTACTACAGACGCTTCACAATATCGCCGGTGACTCGCGAACGTTGGGACTTTACCGCTTGCGGCAGGAGGCCCGGGTGCTGGAACAGGCGTTGCAGCCGGTCGTGGATGCCGGAAAGATCGGCGACGAAACATTCCGGGCGCAGCTCGGAAGCACCTTTGCCGAGCATGTTCGGGCGCTGGGTGGCCTGCTCGAAACCGATTTGCTCTCCCGCGTACCCAATTCCGTGCTTGAGGCCTATCACACGCCCAAAACGGTCTATCGCAGACCTCAGTCTGTTGAGCCGGAGCGCCTTGATCAACCGGAGCAACCTGAGCAAGAACCCGAAACGCCGCCCAGAGAGCGAGCTGAACCGGAAACGCTCGAAACAGACTTTAGCGAAGCAGGAACGGTCGATTCGGAGATGCTTGAGTCGGAAGCACCGGAAGCACCGGAAGCATCAGAACCCACCAGGCCTGAACCTGGAAATCCGGAGCCAGCAGAGACCGAGCCCGAAATCCTGAAGTATGACGTGTCGGACTATGATCTGGCGGCTGACCAGTTGGAAGCGGATCTTTCAGCGAATGACCTGGCGGACCATGACCAGGTAAGCCATGACTTCGCAAACCCGGACTTGCCAGATGTTGACCTGGCGGATTACGAATTACTGGCGCCCGGCATATGGGATACGGAAATGCAGGAGCTTCAGGAGCCTCAAGTATCGCCGAGCGATGAAGAATCCCGTGCGCCGGTCAGCGAGGAAAAACGGTCCCAGCCGACCATTCCGCTGGTTGAACCTTCCTGGGTGGTCTTGCTGGAGCCCGATGTTGAAACCGCGGAGCACCTGATGGCGGGTCTTCAGCGAAACGGCTATGAAGTGCTCTGGGTAACCGATATGAGTGGTCTGGAAGCGTTCGCCAACCAGGCGGGCACCGAGACGCCAGTTTCCGTCGTCGCAGATATTGTTTTTTCGCAGGCGCTGGCGGATGCACCGTTCATGCGGACGAACGCCTTCCTGCCAGTGATCTACCTGTCTGACGTGGATACCTTCCAACTGCGCTACAAATTGGCCAAGAGCCGTGCCGGCGGTTTTTTTGTACGCCCGATCGAGGTCCCGCAACTGGTTGAGCGTATCGAACGGCAGATGGCCGAAGTCGACGAGGTCCAGCACGGGCGCGTGTTGGTGATCGCAGACGAGCCGGAAGGGGCGGAGCACTGCCGGGCCGTGCTTGGGGCATCGGGTTTCCATGTCTCGGCGATCAACGACCCGGAGGAATGTTTCGCTGCGCTGGCGCAATTTCGGCCGGACCTCGTGGTCATGGATACCGATGCCGGACCCTACGCCGGCGAGATCCTGACGCGCACCCTCCGTCAGCAGCGGGAGTGGCAGGATCTACCCATTATTCAACTGGTTTCCAGCCAGACCCGCGACAATCGCCTGACGGCGCCATTGGACGGCCTCGACGAATTAGTGGCCAAGCCGGTGTCCGACCGCCAACTGGTCAATAGCGTGCGGGCGCAGTGCGCGCGAACCCGCCGCATGAATCGACTCCTTTCGCGGGACAGCCTGACCGGTGTGATGAACCATCAGTCGATCAAACAGGCGCTGAACGACGAATTGGCGCGAGTCCGCCGCAAAAGCCACAACGCCGTGGCGGCTCTTGTCGACCTCGATGACCTACAGGAGGTCAATGCCACCTATGGTCATCCCCAGGGCGATAGGGTCATACGTACGCTCGCCAACACGTTATCCCGACGACTGCGTCGTACGGATCGGGTAGGGCGCTATAACGGTCAGGAGTTTGTCGTGGTCCTGCCCGACTGCGATGAACTGGACGCCTGGAGTGTGCTAGACGATGTCCGCCGGCACTTCTCCAACCTGGTGTTCCGGTGCGATGGTGGCAGCTTCCGAGTCACGCTCAGTGTCGGTTTGGTGCAGCTGGGCGACTTCCCGTCGGCCGATGCCGTGCTGCTATCGGCGGACCGTGCGCTTCACAGCCGCAAGGCCGCAGGCAAGGACGGTGTTGCTGTCTTCAACTAG
- the acnA gene encoding aconitate hydratase AcnA translates to MSKEGISNDSLNTLASLDVAGNTFHYYSLPEAGKTLGDVSRLPFSLKVLLENLLRNEDGETVTEDHLKAMYKWLDERNSDTEIQYRPARVLMQDFTGVPAVVDLAAMRDAMNAAGKDPARINPLSAVDLVIDHSVMVDHFADASAFKDNVAIEMERNAERYEFLRWGQQAFDNFRVVPPGTGICHQVNLEYLGQTVWTKEQDGKHYAFPDTLVGTDSHTTMINGLGILGWGVGGIEAEAAMLGQPVSMLIPEVVGFKITGKLREGITATDLVLTVTQMLRERGVVGKFVEFYGDGLKDMPVADRATIANMAPEYGATCGFFPVDEQTLKYMQLTGRDDKQIELVEAYAKAQGLWREPGHEPVYTDTLELDMGDVEASLAGPKRPQDRVALKNMKSSFELLMQTSDKDPASDTERGKMQSEGGQMPVDPGDVEDSFEHALSQHTEFNGEKFRLDPGAVVIAAITSCTNTSNPSVMMAAGLLARKALEKGLMTKPWVKTSLAPGSKVVTEYFEAGGFQEDLDKLGFNLVGYGCTTCIGNSGPLPEPIEKAVENGDLTVASVLSGNRNFEGRVHPLVKTNWLASPPLVVAYALAGNVRVDLTKDPLGKDKDGNPVYLQDIWPSQAEIAEAVEKVKTDMFRKEYAAVFDGDATWQSIKVPESKVYEWSDKSTYIQHPPFFEGMDTEPEPVEDVKDARVLALLGDSVTTDHISPAGSIKADSPAGRYLQEHGVEPKDFNSYGSRRGNHEVMMRGTFANVRIKNEMLDGVEGGYTRHVPSGEEMAIYDAAMKYQEDDTPLVVIAGKEYGTGSSRDWAAKGTRLLGVKAVVAESFERIHRSNLIGMGVMPLQFPEGVDRKSLKLTGEETISLSGMAGEPKPGQKVTMTVAYPDGKEETVELISRIDTVNEAKYFINGGILHYVLREMIKAA, encoded by the coding sequence ATGTCAAAAGAAGGTATCAGTAACGACAGTCTGAATACCCTGGCCAGCCTCGATGTGGCCGGCAACACCTTCCATTATTACAGCCTGCCGGAAGCGGGCAAGACGCTGGGCGATGTGTCCCGGCTGCCCTTCTCCCTGAAAGTGCTGCTCGAAAATCTGCTGCGCAACGAGGACGGAGAGACCGTCACCGAGGATCATCTCAAGGCCATGTACAAGTGGCTGGATGAGCGCAACTCGGATACCGAGATCCAGTACCGCCCGGCGCGGGTACTGATGCAGGACTTCACCGGGGTCCCGGCCGTGGTCGACCTGGCGGCCATGCGTGACGCCATGAACGCGGCGGGCAAGGACCCGGCGCGCATCAATCCCCTTTCCGCGGTAGACCTGGTAATCGACCACTCGGTCATGGTCGATCACTTCGCCGATGCCTCGGCGTTCAAGGACAACGTGGCCATCGAGATGGAGCGTAACGCCGAACGCTACGAATTCCTGCGTTGGGGCCAGCAGGCGTTCGACAACTTCCGTGTAGTGCCGCCGGGCACCGGTATCTGCCACCAGGTCAACCTGGAATACCTAGGCCAGACGGTCTGGACCAAGGAGCAGGACGGCAAGCACTACGCCTTCCCCGATACGCTCGTGGGCACCGATTCCCATACCACCATGATCAATGGTCTCGGCATCCTGGGTTGGGGTGTTGGTGGTATCGAGGCGGAAGCCGCGATGCTGGGTCAGCCGGTCTCCATGCTCATTCCCGAAGTGGTGGGCTTCAAGATTACCGGCAAGCTACGTGAAGGCATCACGGCGACCGACCTGGTGCTGACCGTGACCCAGATGCTGCGCGAGCGCGGCGTGGTGGGCAAGTTCGTGGAATTCTACGGCGATGGTTTGAAGGATATGCCGGTCGCCGATCGGGCCACCATTGCCAACATGGCCCCGGAATACGGTGCGACCTGCGGCTTCTTCCCGGTGGACGAACAGACCCTGAAGTACATGCAACTGACGGGGCGTGACGACAAGCAGATCGAATTGGTCGAAGCCTACGCCAAGGCACAGGGGCTGTGGCGTGAGCCCGGTCACGAGCCGGTCTACACGGATACACTGGAGCTGGATATGGGCGACGTCGAGGCTAGCCTGGCCGGCCCGAAACGTCCCCAGGACCGAGTGGCCCTCAAGAACATGAAGTCCTCGTTCGAACTGCTGATGCAGACTTCGGACAAGGACCCCGCGTCGGATACCGAGCGTGGCAAGATGCAATCCGAGGGCGGACAGATGCCGGTCGACCCGGGCGATGTGGAAGACAGCTTCGAGCACGCCTTGAGCCAGCACACCGAGTTCAATGGGGAGAAATTCCGTCTCGATCCGGGCGCCGTCGTGATCGCAGCCATCACGTCCTGCACCAATACGTCCAACCCCAGCGTGATGATGGCGGCCGGTCTTCTGGCCCGGAAAGCGCTGGAGAAGGGCCTGATGACCAAACCCTGGGTGAAGACCTCCCTGGCGCCGGGTTCGAAGGTGGTGACCGAGTACTTCGAAGCGGGCGGCTTCCAGGAAGATCTGGACAAGCTGGGTTTCAACCTGGTGGGTTACGGTTGCACCACCTGCATCGGTAACTCAGGTCCGTTGCCCGAGCCGATCGAAAAAGCCGTCGAAAACGGCGACCTGACAGTGGCGTCGGTCCTGTCCGGCAACCGAAACTTCGAAGGACGGGTGCATCCGCTGGTCAAGACCAACTGGCTGGCCTCGCCGCCGCTGGTTGTGGCCTATGCCCTGGCCGGGAACGTCCGCGTCGACCTGACCAAGGACCCCTTGGGCAAGGACAAGGACGGCAATCCGGTCTACCTGCAGGATATCTGGCCGAGCCAGGCGGAAATCGCCGAGGCGGTCGAGAAGGTCAAGACCGATATGTTCCGCAAGGAATACGCCGCCGTCTTCGACGGCGACGCCACTTGGCAATCGATCAAGGTGCCCGAGAGCAAGGTCTACGAGTGGTCCGACAAGTCCACCTACATCCAGCATCCGCCGTTCTTCGAGGGCATGGATACCGAGCCGGAGCCGGTGGAAGACGTCAAGGACGCCCGCGTCCTGGCACTTCTGGGCGATTCGGTGACCACGGACCATATCTCGCCGGCCGGTTCCATCAAGGCCGACAGCCCTGCCGGACGTTACCTGCAGGAGCATGGCGTGGAGCCGAAAGACTTCAACTCCTACGGCTCGCGCCGGGGTAACCACGAAGTCATGATGCGGGGCACCTTCGCCAACGTGCGGATCAAGAACGAAATGCTCGACGGTGTGGAAGGGGGGTATACCCGCCATGTGCCCTCGGGCGAAGAGATGGCAATCTACGACGCTGCAATGAAGTACCAGGAAGACGACACACCGCTGGTGGTCATTGCGGGCAAAGAGTATGGTACCGGCTCCAGTCGTGACTGGGCTGCCAAGGGTACGCGGCTGTTGGGCGTGAAGGCGGTGGTCGCAGAATCCTTCGAGCGGATCCACCGTTCAAACCTGATCGGTATGGGCGTGATGCCCCTGCAGTTCCCGGAAGGGGTGGACCGCAAGTCGCTGAAGCTGACGGGTGAGGAAACCATCAGCCTGTCCGGTATGGCCGGCGAACCCAAGCCCGGCCAGAAAGTCACCATGACAGTGGCCTACCCGGACGGCAAGGAAGAGACGGTCGAGCTGATCTCTCGCATCGATACGGTCAATGAAGCCAAGTACTTCATTAATGGCGGTATCCTGCATTATGTGCTGCGGGAGATGATCAAGGCGGCCTGA